In Natrinema amylolyticum, the following are encoded in one genomic region:
- a CDS encoding DUF2254 family protein produces the protein MKVEFKSDIAVVWVIMGIFMILASATIDYKIPEISTDILTTLVAAQTTIFAIVFSVVVVAVQLSTSRYSPRVVGLFKSDKEYKTTIGIFGVSILFSLSTLYVSEIVGKTTLSFLVFGSGWFAGFAFIALYHFVDKILEQTTPEGILDRIEETLEPNDIVKKAEEAADSTKNDPYLVPVSIINSSITDQDTPAVCRGLRIIGSSTENLIKEENITELDNDGQVKNSLEELCANRLPNTIKKAADTGLQQESSSGLSSLEKVGKAAAKENLETTTLYSLQGFGKVISTLEFDKASEEVRGDAIEKSGNVIAEAVENDCFKAAGSGIRVLAIEASNSIETRDSTQNNLFHYSILTMKIIPETFDDLLSKKEDGISEQYIDWTHGLDHSTTDNGQKMSTEIRSLWYCYTSLSQITSAHIRYEEKSDSRQVNWGFVAEGWAKGFRFLTNSDLDLLLQLWLGTILYLDYLRFESVNHVMKNGNIMIRIDPSDELLSSTYDSILSGEIDPQYHIDNLQLGSDHVSDISISTSPRPVTDRDCSFEEYIENKIERDCAEI, from the coding sequence ATGAAGGTGGAATTCAAATCAGACATTGCAGTTGTATGGGTTATTATGGGAATTTTCATGATCTTAGCATCGGCGACCATAGATTACAAAATACCAGAGATTAGTACAGATATATTGACTACACTGGTAGCAGCACAAACAACAATCTTTGCTATCGTATTTTCTGTTGTTGTTGTTGCAGTCCAATTATCGACATCAAGGTATTCTCCAAGAGTGGTAGGATTATTCAAGTCAGATAAGGAATACAAAACAACAATAGGAATATTTGGTGTATCGATTTTATTCTCACTTTCTACACTCTACGTTTCCGAGATCGTCGGAAAAACAACACTGAGTTTTCTTGTCTTCGGTTCTGGTTGGTTTGCAGGATTTGCATTTATTGCGCTATACCACTTTGTCGACAAGATTCTAGAACAAACTACACCAGAGGGAATCTTAGATAGGATTGAAGAGACTCTTGAACCAAACGACATTGTTAAAAAAGCAGAGGAAGCGGCTGATTCAACAAAAAATGACCCTTACTTGGTACCAGTTTCAATTATCAACTCTTCAATCACAGATCAAGATACTCCTGCAGTATGTCGCGGGCTAAGAATAATAGGATCGTCTACAGAAAATCTCATAAAAGAAGAAAATATTACAGAATTAGATAACGATGGTCAAGTGAAAAACTCACTAGAGGAGCTTTGTGCTAATCGACTGCCAAATACCATAAAGAAGGCCGCTGATACGGGACTTCAACAAGAATCCTCTAGCGGACTATCTTCACTTGAAAAAGTCGGAAAAGCAGCGGCCAAAGAGAACTTAGAGACCACTACCTTATATTCCCTACAAGGATTTGGAAAAGTCATTTCCACCTTAGAATTCGATAAAGCGAGCGAAGAAGTTAGAGGAGATGCAATCGAAAAGTCAGGTAATGTAATTGCTGAGGCAGTTGAAAATGACTGTTTCAAAGCCGCGGGTTCTGGAATTAGAGTTTTGGCTATAGAGGCATCAAACTCAATTGAGACACGTGATTCTACTCAAAATAACCTGTTTCATTACTCTATATTAACTATGAAAATAATACCAGAGACATTCGATGATCTACTAAGTAAGAAAGAAGACGGTATATCGGAGCAATATATTGACTGGACACATGGTCTTGACCACTCTACAACCGATAATGGACAGAAGATGTCTACTGAGATACGTTCTTTGTGGTACTGCTACACATCCTTGTCACAGATCACCTCTGCTCATATTAGATACGAGGAAAAGTCGGATAGTAGACAAGTGAACTGGGGTTTTGTGGCGGAAGGATGGGCGAAGGGGTTCCGGTTTTTAACCAATTCTGATTTGGATTTACTTCTGCAACTTTGGTTGGGGACAATATTGTACTTAGACTATCTTCGATTCGAATCCGTAAACCATGTGATGAAAAATGGGAATATAATGATAAGAATTGACCCCTCTGATGAACTCTTATCTTCCACATATGATAGTATTTTAAGTGGTGAGATTGATCCTCAATACCATATTGATAATCTACAACTTGGCTCAGATCATGTCAGTGATATATCAATTAGTACCTCACCGAGGCCAGTAACTGATCGGGACTGTTCTTTCGAAGAATACATAGAGAATAAAATAGAGAGAGATTGTGCTGAAATATAG
- a CDS encoding ATP-binding protein encodes MSESDSNGEWAASESKDWKDGRHKRSNEHVEQHAAIVSDSKTRRHLTALSRAYERAYSRGWIDSEWPDSLEETDLYQDRLRYHETETFSRRLEQGEMAKVRHHVGSQSDEIDVSGWHDIERIRDIVSDRHLRLYEYGEPGSGKTSAGCLAARHWLEQQRDEGHDDAYVITNIRTLASEDESIIWVDNWADLKDRVYADMDDVLAENVSPVLFLFDEASSQASGGGKDGWETGTKLATLVYKIRKFGGAIIIIGHDGKDLHPAVRELCMVLHKESKKQARFYETITNRNPKQPITPQIEGWPDSKWSPNDKDPAPWSWDDGQDDEIDGNSSHIARDDAFRELAIWTVVQEKTRNPDDPPSNGDIANKRLYGEYSAEWVRRRWNEYQDGEHGEVVGEIQQAIA; translated from the coding sequence ATGAGTGAGAGCGACAGTAACGGCGAGTGGGCAGCGTCGGAGAGCAAGGACTGGAAGGACGGCCGTCACAAGCGGTCGAACGAACACGTTGAACAGCACGCGGCCATCGTCTCGGATAGTAAGACGAGGCGGCACCTGACGGCACTCAGCCGGGCGTACGAACGCGCATACTCTCGCGGGTGGATCGACAGCGAGTGGCCCGACTCGCTCGAGGAAACTGACCTATACCAGGACCGTCTGAGATACCACGAGACCGAGACATTCAGCCGGCGGCTCGAGCAGGGCGAGATGGCGAAGGTCCGGCACCACGTCGGCAGTCAGTCGGACGAGATCGACGTGAGCGGCTGGCACGATATCGAACGAATCCGGGATATCGTCTCGGACCGGCACCTACGGCTCTACGAGTACGGCGAGCCGGGCAGCGGAAAGACCAGTGCCGGCTGTCTCGCGGCCCGTCATTGGCTCGAGCAACAGCGAGACGAAGGACATGACGATGCCTACGTTATCACGAACATCCGAACGCTCGCGAGCGAAGACGAGTCGATCATCTGGGTGGACAACTGGGCAGACCTGAAAGACCGCGTGTACGCCGATATGGACGACGTTCTTGCCGAGAACGTCTCACCGGTCCTGTTCCTATTTGACGAAGCGTCATCGCAGGCCAGTGGCGGCGGAAAGGACGGATGGGAAACGGGGACGAAGTTAGCGACTCTCGTCTACAAGATCCGCAAGTTCGGCGGTGCTATCATCATTATCGGTCACGACGGGAAAGACCTGCATCCGGCCGTTCGAGAACTCTGCATGGTTCTCCACAAGGAGTCGAAAAAGCAGGCGCGGTTCTACGAAACGATCACAAATCGGAATCCAAAGCAACCGATCACTCCCCAGATCGAAGGCTGGCCCGACTCGAAGTGGAGTCCCAACGACAAAGATCCGGCACCGTGGTCGTGGGACGACGGACAGGACGACGAAATTGACGGAAACAGTAGCCATATCGCTCGAGACGACGCATTTCGGGAGTTGGCGATATGGACCGTAGTTCAGGAAAAGACGAGGAATCCGGATGATCCGCCGTCAAACGGAGATATCGCGAATAAGCGCCTGTACGGAGAGTATTCTGCCGAATGGGTCCGCCGACGGTGGAACGAGTATCAGGATGGAGAACATGGCGAAGTAGTTGGAGAGATTCAGCAGGCGATCGCATGA
- a CDS encoding tyrosine-type recombinase/integrase → MSDDLEPMTPTEGIEAFLAHRKPSVAESTYYNNQTTLEQFTAWCSDNEIDNLNDLTGRDLALFVAHRREKVKPITLQKNLSAIREFLAWAADIEAVPEGLNEKVHAPEVPDGSESRSIKLERPRAEKILEHLDRYEYASRDHVIMAILWRTGMRLSALRSIDLSDLEGNQFAIYLKHRPETDTPLKNKDRSERWVFLGPEWYSIVSEYIKVNRIDTNDDHGREPLLTTKQGRISGGSIRNTVYRCCQPCFVTDCPHDRDPETCEAVGAANIPSKCPSTRSPHAIRRGAITGHLLEDVPPEIVSDRMDVSLEVLYQHYDARQPDEKMEQRRKFLEGV, encoded by the coding sequence ATGAGCGACGACCTCGAGCCGATGACGCCGACTGAAGGTATCGAAGCGTTCCTTGCGCACCGGAAACCGAGCGTCGCGGAATCGACGTACTACAACAACCAGACGACGCTCGAGCAATTCACCGCATGGTGTTCGGACAACGAGATCGACAACCTGAACGACCTTACCGGTCGGGATCTGGCGCTGTTCGTCGCCCACCGCCGCGAGAAGGTGAAACCGATCACTCTCCAGAAGAACCTCAGTGCGATTCGAGAGTTCCTGGCGTGGGCCGCCGACATCGAGGCCGTCCCGGAGGGACTGAACGAGAAGGTCCACGCACCGGAGGTTCCCGATGGGTCCGAATCCCGGAGTATCAAGCTCGAACGCCCTCGAGCCGAGAAGATTCTGGAACACCTCGACCGGTACGAGTACGCGAGCCGGGATCACGTCATCATGGCGATCCTCTGGCGGACCGGGATGCGTCTCTCGGCGCTCCGGTCCATCGACCTCTCCGACCTGGAAGGCAATCAGTTCGCGATCTACCTCAAGCACCGGCCCGAGACGGATACGCCGCTGAAAAACAAGGACCGAAGCGAGCGGTGGGTATTCCTCGGTCCGGAGTGGTATAGCATCGTCTCGGAGTACATCAAGGTCAACCGGATCGATACGAACGACGATCACGGGCGTGAGCCGCTACTGACGACCAAACAAGGCCGTATCTCCGGTGGGTCGATCCGAAACACCGTCTACCGCTGTTGCCAGCCGTGTTTCGTCACGGACTGTCCGCACGATCGCGACCCCGAGACGTGCGAAGCGGTCGGAGCTGCGAATATTCCGTCTAAGTGCCCCTCGACGCGCTCACCCCACGCTATTCGTCGCGGTGCGATCACCGGCCACCTGCTCGAGGACGTGCCGCCGGAGATCGTCTCTGACCGGATGGACGTGTCTCTCGAGGTGCTGTACCAGCACTACGATGCGCGCCAGCCTGACGAGAAAATGGAGCAGCGACGCAAGTTCCTGGAGGGGGTCTGA
- a CDS encoding GIY-YIG nuclease family protein, whose amino-acid sequence MVQRTDMNETGLYDDDWLGLEWSPWLSLDREDGDLSTISSDPGLYRVRHQEQDGLEYIGETGRSTRGRVGSLARGTYAEEMPYRDPHTAAPCLWAVRDRYGPEFEVSYSVPPEAEDKQERKAIEAALIAIARREMGESPTANFGRIIDGYKQSSYNKDGIVGGPLPEGETEPNCEGGRGPVPWENADAVTDPNWMGLEWSEPYLLDNRLEPELPDNGVYRIWYEGDTPPLAYIGETSAFTGRLRRHEDTFGSEALFSVATADRLEAKHKRTEIETELIGSHYLNTCQSPQHQF is encoded by the coding sequence ATGGTACAACGAACGGATATGAACGAGACAGGTTTGTACGACGACGACTGGTTAGGCCTTGAGTGGAGCCCGTGGCTCTCTCTCGATCGAGAAGACGGAGACCTGAGCACCATTTCAAGTGATCCCGGATTGTACCGAGTGCGCCACCAGGAACAGGATGGCCTCGAGTACATCGGCGAAACGGGACGAAGTACGCGCGGACGGGTAGGCTCGCTCGCTCGAGGGACCTACGCCGAAGAAATGCCGTATCGAGATCCCCATACCGCTGCACCGTGTCTGTGGGCAGTTCGAGATCGATACGGGCCGGAATTCGAGGTTTCGTATTCGGTCCCGCCGGAGGCAGAAGACAAGCAGGAGCGGAAGGCGATCGAAGCCGCATTGATCGCCATCGCTCGTCGAGAGATGGGCGAGAGTCCAACGGCGAACTTCGGCCGAATCATCGACGGCTACAAGCAGTCGAGTTACAACAAAGACGGCATCGTCGGTGGGCCGCTACCGGAGGGAGAGACGGAACCGAACTGCGAGGGTGGGCGCGGGCCGGTCCCGTGGGAGAACGCCGACGCCGTGACCGATCCGAACTGGATGGGTCTCGAGTGGTCCGAACCGTATCTGCTTGACAACCGACTCGAGCCGGAACTGCCCGATAATGGTGTCTATCGGATCTGGTACGAGGGTGATACACCGCCTCTCGCGTATATCGGTGAAACCTCAGCGTTCACCGGACGGCTGCGACGCCACGAAGATACGTTCGGCAGTGAGGCGCTGTTTTCGGTTGCGACAGCAGATAGGCTTGAGGCAAAGCATAAACGAACAGAGATTGAAACCGAGTTAATTGGGAGTCACTATTTAAATACTTGCCAGTCTCCTCAACACCAATTTTAA
- a CDS encoding DUF7692 domain-containing protein: MRIRTDGDYAYRRDAIERAADFYDCNKTKAVVSACDDVPKFVQAARQVLKRDDLTLEQRREIAETLSTRAMSFEVTTDIAVDTD; this comes from the coding sequence ATGAGAATTCGGACCGACGGAGATTACGCGTACCGACGAGATGCCATCGAACGCGCAGCGGACTTCTACGACTGCAACAAGACGAAAGCAGTTGTGAGCGCCTGTGACGATGTTCCGAAGTTCGTACAGGCTGCTCGTCAGGTACTCAAGCGGGACGACCTTACGCTCGAGCAGCGCCGAGAGATCGCTGAGACACTGTCAACGCGAGCAATGAGCTTCGAGGTTACTACCGATATCGCCGTCGACACTGATTAG
- a CDS encoding DUF6884 domain-containing protein has translation MAEIGLVSCTKTKLEQPAPPGKLYSPSTLFSKAQQYCEQNHDDWYILSAKHHLLEPDGPPIKPYDETLTGARVGRKREWAKEAFDQLESAGLLESDTTLVFHAGKAYYEELLPMLEETEVTTRFPVEGLMIGERLGWYNEQI, from the coding sequence ATGGCTGAAATCGGATTAGTGAGTTGCACGAAAACGAAACTCGAACAACCAGCTCCCCCTGGGAAGCTATATTCCCCATCGACGTTATTCAGCAAGGCTCAGCAGTATTGCGAACAGAACCACGACGACTGGTATATTCTCTCGGCAAAGCACCACCTACTCGAGCCGGACGGTCCACCGATCAAACCGTACGACGAGACGCTTACTGGCGCTCGAGTCGGTCGAAAACGGGAGTGGGCGAAGGAGGCGTTCGATCAACTCGAGTCAGCCGGGTTGCTTGAGTCCGATACTACTCTCGTCTTTCACGCGGGGAAAGCGTACTACGAGGAACTCTTGCCTATGCTTGAGGAGACCGAGGTGACGACTCGATTCCCAGTGGAGGGTTTGATGATAGGTGAGCGACTCGGATGGTACAATGAGCAGATATGA